Proteins encoded within one genomic window of Haladaptatus sp. QDMS2:
- a CDS encoding class I SAM-dependent methyltransferase — protein MADTEGESHGYTPMDYDADSEADEVYQRCLSYLFAHAPIEPDDVVLDIGTGTGIVALELASKCGHVLGRDIFDEWLQYAREKAAQRGVENVSFDHGSFREPNVEEPVDVVVASYALYMAYDEGGENELRAAIDGLASLNPRCIVVADKMRFGPVESSSEYETLPRMGTVANCLVDAGFTLTDVEIITESVGVLIATR, from the coding sequence ATGGCCGACACAGAAGGCGAGTCTCACGGCTACACCCCGATGGACTACGATGCGGACAGCGAGGCAGACGAAGTGTACCAGCGGTGTCTGTCGTATCTTTTCGCACACGCGCCCATCGAGCCGGACGACGTGGTGCTCGACATCGGGACGGGGACCGGCATCGTCGCGCTCGAACTCGCGTCGAAGTGTGGCCACGTGCTCGGGCGAGACATCTTCGACGAGTGGCTCCAGTACGCTCGTGAAAAGGCTGCACAGCGCGGCGTCGAGAACGTCTCGTTCGACCACGGGTCGTTCCGAGAACCGAACGTCGAGGAACCGGTGGACGTCGTCGTCGCCAGCTACGCCCTCTACATGGCCTACGACGAAGGGGGCGAGAACGAATTACGCGCCGCCATCGACGGGCTCGCGTCGTTGAATCCACGGTGCATAGTGGTCGCCGACAAGATGCGTTTCGGGCCGGTAGAGTCCTCGAGCGAGTATGAGACGCTGCCACGGATGGGAACCGTCGCAAATTGCCTCGTGGATGCAGGGTTTACGCTCACTGATGTTGAAATCATCACTGAGTCAGTCGGTGTTCTCATCGCCACCCGATAG
- a CDS encoding acyl-CoA dehydrogenase family protein, translated as MRFDLTENQRELRDEVREFTKKEIEPKARDLDRKEQYPSTIFDELGERRLTGVTLPEEYGGRGEGLVELALMIEELSAGLMSVASAIGLHIGVATVIERFGTKAQREDFLPEMVSFDTVGALGLSEANAGSNKLEMETTAERNEDEWVLNGHKQWVTNFFDSDYVLTYAKTGPEEDAPHNISAFLVPTDDFEIETVWETLGANSVKSPRVSLSNVHVPDDRLVGEEGEGYVQRGEIHTGVNVPARGVGIARAALEDTVAYTSARKQYGQHISNFQGVGWEVGKMAERVDTARLLTLRAADRAERGYDVTREFSMAKINATQAAVDNANDAIQLHGGIGYTTEHHVERYLRDAKLLTIAGGPNEGHKNTLAEAVFERHDN; from the coding sequence ATGAGGTTCGACCTGACGGAAAATCAACGGGAGCTTCGAGATGAGGTTCGGGAGTTTACAAAAAAGGAAATCGAACCAAAGGCGAGAGACCTCGACCGAAAGGAGCAGTACCCGAGCACGATTTTCGACGAACTCGGCGAACGTCGTTTGACGGGCGTGACGCTTCCGGAAGAATACGGGGGCCGGGGCGAAGGCCTCGTCGAACTCGCGTTGATGATCGAAGAGCTATCGGCTGGACTCATGTCCGTGGCAAGTGCCATCGGACTCCACATCGGAGTTGCGACAGTCATCGAGCGCTTCGGAACCAAGGCACAGCGCGAGGACTTCCTTCCAGAGATGGTGTCCTTCGACACTGTCGGCGCACTCGGCTTGAGTGAGGCGAACGCGGGGAGTAATAAATTGGAGATGGAGACCACCGCTGAACGTAACGAGGATGAGTGGGTACTCAACGGCCACAAACAGTGGGTGACGAACTTCTTTGACTCGGACTACGTCCTTACGTACGCGAAGACTGGCCCCGAGGAGGACGCCCCACACAACATCAGCGCGTTTCTCGTACCAACCGATGATTTCGAAATCGAGACAGTATGGGAGACACTGGGCGCGAACAGCGTCAAATCCCCGCGCGTCTCCCTCTCGAACGTTCACGTTCCCGATGACCGACTCGTCGGCGAGGAGGGCGAGGGCTACGTTCAGCGTGGAGAGATACATACGGGTGTGAACGTCCCAGCTCGCGGTGTCGGTATCGCCCGCGCTGCCCTCGAAGATACGGTGGCCTACACGAGCGCGCGTAAGCAGTACGGCCAGCACATCAGCAACTTCCAAGGTGTAGGATGGGAGGTCGGGAAGATGGCTGAACGAGTCGATACCGCCCGGTTACTCACCCTCCGCGCGGCCGACCGTGCCGAACGTGGATACGACGTCACACGCGAGTTCAGCATGGCGAAAATCAACGCCACACAGGCCGCCGTGGACAACGCAAACGACGCGATTCAACTCCACGGTGGTATCGGCTACACGACTGAGCACCATGTCGAGCGGTATCTGCGCGACGCGAAACTCCTCACGATTGCCGGTGGCCCGAACGAAGGTCACAAGAACACGCTTGCTGAGGCCGTCTTCGAGCGACATGATAACTGA
- a CDS encoding DUF5814 domain-containing protein yields the protein MAITDKIYLKNHRQIASQLGTNIPKSAFSGATLDILFQGEGLMKLDDATQERVLDFAEDFLDCGCETNPYCGHPERKFISYLLELRAQGLGPDSIVDVMGDDYMLYAYAGDILSFLDDSVRTLEAAEELAGVENNREMEEKLSQAKRDLSR from the coding sequence GTGGCCATCACGGACAAAATCTACCTGAAGAACCACCGCCAAATCGCCTCCCAACTCGGGACGAACATCCCGAAGAGCGCGTTTAGCGGCGCGACCCTCGACATCCTGTTCCAGGGCGAGGGGCTGATGAAACTCGACGATGCGACCCAGGAGCGCGTCCTCGACTTCGCCGAAGACTTTCTGGATTGTGGCTGTGAGACGAATCCGTACTGTGGCCACCCCGAGCGGAAGTTCATCTCCTACTTGCTCGAACTGCGGGCGCAGGGCCTCGGCCCGGATTCTATCGTGGACGTGATGGGCGACGACTACATGCTGTATGCCTACGCAGGCGACATCCTCTCGTTTCTCGATGATTCAGTTCGGACGCTCGAAGCAGCCGAAGAACTCGCGGGCGTCGAGAACAACCGGGAGATGGAAGAAAAATTGAGTCAGGCAAAGCGCGACTTATCGCGTTGA
- a CDS encoding DUF4268 domain-containing protein, whose product MEETQTPLRARKPQPRHYYANPIGVGGYHLSFFVDKDTDEIGLELIISDNEDAYHELRAQTEELEVELGTEIYWEELRETHAGRMRSNLGVKRAADIENQSAWDEYYEWLLEQGDRFHEVFPERLRQL is encoded by the coding sequence ATCGAGGAAACACAAACTCCACTCCGAGCACGAAAACCACAACCGAGACACTACTACGCTAATCCCATTGGCGTGGGTGGCTATCACCTCTCTTTCTTTGTAGATAAGGATACAGACGAGATTGGACTTGAACTGATTATCTCCGATAATGAAGACGCGTATCATGAACTTAGAGCGCAAACAGAGGAGTTAGAAGTTGAACTTGGGACGGAGATTTACTGGGAAGAGCTTCGTGAAACGCACGCTGGGAGAATGCGGAGTAATCTCGGGGTAAAGCGTGCTGCTGACATCGAGAATCAGTCTGCGTGGGATGAATATTACGAGTGGTTGCTTGAGCAGGGTGACCGGTTTCATGAGGTGTTCCCAGAGCGTCTGCGGCAACTGTAG
- a CDS encoding helix-turn-helix domain-containing protein, which produces MTSPEWSDEALQVSLDLWYPECWEIKITERLNVGILGYGIYMTGGEVATLFTIYANNHESVTEGIEAIRASEHVRSVSQMATGFRQASIPKPGNATRELLVVHDGRKQISQPLTSRGFVCTGPIDIRDGREYWSLVTNHDRETARIKLDEVREQMSAEIHVRSMKQQNRGDAPTTLPVDQFTKRQLEVFQLAREMGYYEYPKETSAGELADELGITTSTLHEHLHKVETILLGRDGLTWLE; this is translated from the coding sequence ATGACGTCTCCCGAGTGGTCTGACGAAGCACTTCAGGTATCTCTCGACCTCTGGTACCCAGAATGCTGGGAAATCAAAATCACGGAGCGTCTCAACGTCGGGATTCTCGGTTATGGGATTTACATGACTGGCGGCGAGGTTGCGACGCTTTTCACGATCTACGCGAACAATCACGAATCGGTTACCGAGGGTATCGAAGCTATTCGTGCGTCTGAACACGTTCGTTCTGTCTCCCAGATGGCGACTGGTTTCCGACAGGCATCGATTCCAAAGCCCGGAAATGCAACGCGTGAACTCCTCGTTGTTCACGATGGGCGAAAGCAGATTAGTCAGCCACTCACTTCTCGTGGATTCGTGTGTACGGGGCCGATTGATATTCGAGATGGGAGGGAGTATTGGAGTCTCGTAACGAACCACGACCGGGAGACGGCTCGAATCAAGCTTGATGAAGTTCGTGAGCAGATGAGTGCGGAGATTCATGTGCGGAGTATGAAGCAGCAGAATCGGGGAGATGCGCCAACCACACTGCCAGTGGATCAGTTCACGAAGCGTCAGTTAGAGGTATTTCAGCTCGCTCGTGAGATGGGGTACTACGAGTATCCGAAGGAAACGTCGGCTGGCGAATTAGCGGATGAACTGGGGATTACCACTTCGACCCTCCACGAACACCTTCACAAAGTGGAGACGATTTTATTAGGGAGAGACGGCCTGACGTGGCTCGAATAG
- a CDS encoding winged helix-turn-helix domain-containing protein: protein MTTEDAADQRSAETGESAADPRTLSPDVAFKTIGNETRLAILDTLWGPKGTRAWTFTDLRKAVGMRDGSQFHFHLKKLVDGGFVEKDDGQYILRQAGARVICTVRTGYLTEHPEIDAFETTGECYACGSPLEAQYTDEMFFVACSACERLHARMWFPPNGLVGRTPEEALLAAEHSVRADIDLAVAGMCPVCNGTNERTVSRDISEVPIQSPVLDPERAGMVRAWYICPHCNAWVTASPGDSVIDHPAIVALYDDHGIDIRACPRWELPWTIDPSALDVVSADPLSVRLTVGIGGDELVLTLDEAFEVVSVG from the coding sequence ATGACCACAGAAGATGCAGCAGACCAGCGGAGCGCCGAAACGGGTGAATCAGCGGCTGACCCACGCACACTCTCCCCCGATGTAGCGTTCAAGACCATCGGGAACGAAACCCGTCTGGCCATCCTCGACACGCTCTGGGGACCAAAGGGAACGAGAGCGTGGACGTTCACGGACCTCCGGAAAGCCGTCGGGATGCGTGACGGCTCGCAGTTCCACTTCCACCTCAAGAAACTGGTAGATGGTGGGTTCGTCGAGAAGGACGACGGGCAGTACATCCTTCGGCAGGCGGGAGCGAGAGTCATCTGTACCGTGCGGACAGGCTACCTGACCGAGCACCCCGAAATCGACGCGTTCGAGACGACCGGGGAGTGTTACGCGTGTGGCTCGCCGCTCGAGGCACAGTACACCGACGAGATGTTCTTCGTCGCGTGTTCCGCGTGCGAGCGACTCCACGCCCGGATGTGGTTCCCGCCAAACGGGCTGGTCGGACGCACGCCCGAGGAGGCGTTACTGGCCGCCGAACACTCGGTACGAGCAGACATCGACCTCGCGGTCGCGGGGATGTGCCCAGTCTGTAACGGCACGAACGAGCGGACCGTCTCGAGGGACATCTCCGAGGTGCCCATCCAGTCGCCGGTCCTTGACCCAGAACGAGCCGGGATGGTCAGAGCTTGGTACATCTGTCCGCACTGTAATGCCTGGGTCACCGCTTCCCCGGGCGATTCGGTTATCGACCATCCCGCGATCGTCGCGCTCTACGACGACCACGGAATCGACATCCGGGCCTGCCCGCGCTGGGAACTGCCTTGGACCATCGACCCGTCGGCCCTCGATGTCGTTTCGGCGGACCCGCTTTCGGTCCGACTCACAGTCGGTATCGGAGGAGATGAACTGGTTCTGACGCTCGACGAAGCGTTCGAGGTCGTTTCAGTGGGGTGA
- a CDS encoding ribbon-helix-helix protein, CopG family codes for MGNKNKTISFRVNEDAFETLREIAEERDISLSAVFRDYVQTLVAHDGQVRVVPEHEIPSEDSDKKSFPPRVEVPKSFIREHERLELENDHLREQLEEYKRYVTQLRQTLEDVDDEEEVILLDDLDEDIDHEETFHLS; via the coding sequence ATGGGCAACAAGAACAAAACCATCTCGTTTCGCGTCAACGAAGACGCCTTCGAGACCCTGCGGGAGATAGCCGAAGAGCGCGACATCTCGCTGTCCGCGGTGTTCCGCGACTACGTCCAGACGCTCGTCGCCCACGACGGCCAGGTGCGCGTCGTCCCCGAACACGAAATCCCGAGCGAAGACAGCGACAAAAAGAGCTTCCCCCCGCGCGTCGAAGTGCCAAAGAGCTTCATCCGCGAACACGAACGCCTCGAACTCGAAAACGACCACCTCCGCGAGCAGTTAGAGGAGTACAAACGCTACGTCACCCAACTCCGCCAAACGCTCGAAGACGTAGACGACGAAGAAGAAGTCATCTTGCTCGACGACTTAGACGAAGACATTGACCACGAAGAGACGTTTCACCTGAGCTAA
- a CDS encoding ion transporter, which translates to MVQLSRDQVWTVVDPDPENRLGARFDLIVFALASMNVIAVVLSTVESLGDRYSSFFAALLVGSIVLFTGLYVIRLWAAGSAPHGNVRSPRFAFVRDPIAVVDLFVIATFWIGFLFEISLLESGLFRVLWLARVLNLSWFRHSRRRFKRVLDAQRADLIVAFSGAGMFVLVSSTLMYFVEGSVQPDAFSSIPDTLWWGVVTLTTVGYGDVVPVTPLGRLLGAATMLGGVAFFTLPSSILAAGFFADRAGEQTPMPGTPGATWCPHCGRPLDSGAPHRRR; encoded by the coding sequence ATGGTACAGCTGTCCAGAGACCAGGTGTGGACGGTGGTCGACCCCGACCCCGAGAACCGATTGGGTGCGCGATTCGATCTGATCGTGTTCGCCCTGGCGTCGATGAACGTCATCGCCGTCGTTCTCTCGACCGTCGAGTCACTTGGTGACCGGTACTCGAGCTTCTTCGCGGCCTTACTCGTCGGCTCTATCGTCCTGTTCACTGGCTTGTACGTCATCCGACTCTGGGCCGCGGGCTCTGCTCCCCACGGCAATGTGCGGAGCCCTCGATTCGCATTCGTCCGCGACCCCATCGCAGTCGTCGATTTATTCGTAATCGCGACGTTTTGGATCGGCTTCCTCTTCGAGATTTCCCTGCTCGAGTCAGGACTGTTTCGGGTCTTGTGGTTGGCCCGCGTGCTCAACCTCTCCTGGTTTAGGCACTCGCGACGACGGTTCAAACGGGTGCTTGACGCACAGCGGGCCGACCTCATCGTCGCGTTCAGTGGAGCCGGGATGTTCGTCCTCGTCTCCTCGACGCTCATGTACTTCGTCGAAGGGAGCGTCCAGCCGGACGCGTTCTCGTCGATTCCGGATACGCTCTGGTGGGGGGTTGTGACGCTCACAACAGTCGGATACGGCGACGTCGTGCCGGTGACGCCGCTCGGCCGGCTCCTCGGTGCTGCGACCATGCTCGGTGGGGTCGCCTTCTTCACTCTCCCCTCGAGTATCCTGGCGGCGGGGTTTTTCGCAGACCGGGCAGGCGAACAGACACCGATGCCGGGAACACCTGGAGCCACGTGGTGTCCACACTGTGGACGACCACTCGACTCGGGAGCCCCACACCGCCGACGCTGA
- a CDS encoding TIGR00341 family protein — MRLVQVLIPEGKRESVLGALDEQRIDYAVFDEVGRGDFEAMVQFPVPPSGVETVMEELTTAGIRDDSYTIILPTETVVSQRLSALQERFPGLRISRDELSARAEELAPANSTFFSFLLLSTIIAATGLLLDSAATIIGAMVVAPLMGPAVSASVGTILADQRMASRGIVLQVTGLTAAIATAAILGVLLQQTILIPPGLDIQAIPQVAERTSPNVLSLFLALGSGIAGAISIMRGSGGTLVGVAIAVALVPPAATAGLGLAFGLPGVAVAGTVLVVVNLLAINLSALILFYLSGFKPQDADDREGIRASVASRIAVIGVAIAVLSIVLAGVTYASFQTASFEQQTQMELERQFEEANIEGVELVSVTVDYRPVDLLLGNQPRVDVLVGIPRDLQAPPNLAQQFDDQLTDQLGRHVVVRVGFVEAQISDGTVSQSAIDRIGLDRPTVRDHV; from the coding sequence ATGCGACTTGTTCAGGTGTTGATACCCGAGGGCAAACGAGAGAGCGTCCTCGGGGCTCTCGACGAACAGAGGATCGACTACGCGGTCTTCGATGAGGTCGGCCGTGGGGATTTCGAGGCGATGGTACAGTTCCCGGTTCCGCCCAGTGGCGTCGAGACGGTGATGGAGGAGTTGACGACCGCAGGTATCCGGGACGACAGCTACACCATCATCCTTCCCACCGAGACAGTTGTCTCACAGCGTCTCTCGGCGCTACAAGAGCGGTTCCCTGGGCTCAGAATCTCTCGGGACGAACTGTCTGCTCGCGCGGAAGAGCTCGCACCGGCGAACTCGACGTTCTTCAGCTTCTTGTTACTTAGCACCATCATCGCCGCGACAGGGCTTCTCCTCGACTCTGCGGCGACCATCATCGGCGCCATGGTTGTCGCTCCCCTGATGGGGCCAGCAGTCTCCGCGTCGGTCGGGACGATACTGGCCGACCAACGGATGGCGTCTCGCGGAATCGTCCTGCAGGTCACAGGTCTCACGGCGGCGATCGCGACGGCTGCGATACTCGGTGTGTTACTCCAGCAAACCATCCTCATTCCGCCGGGCCTCGATATCCAGGCAATTCCACAGGTCGCAGAACGCACGAGTCCGAATGTCCTGTCACTCTTTCTCGCTCTGGGGTCGGGAATCGCGGGCGCCATTAGCATTATGCGCGGGTCGGGAGGGACCCTCGTTGGAGTCGCCATCGCCGTCGCGCTCGTTCCACCAGCGGCTACCGCCGGACTGGGTCTCGCGTTCGGACTTCCGGGCGTCGCCGTCGCTGGCACGGTTCTGGTCGTTGTTAATCTCCTCGCAATCAACCTCTCGGCGTTGATCCTGTTCTATCTGTCGGGATTCAAACCCCAGGACGCCGACGACCGGGAAGGGATCAGAGCGTCTGTCGCCTCCCGAATCGCCGTCATCGGTGTGGCAATCGCCGTTCTTTCTATCGTCCTCGCCGGTGTGACCTACGCGTCGTTTCAGACAGCCTCGTTCGAACAGCAGACACAGATGGAACTCGAACGACAGTTCGAAGAGGCGAACATCGAGGGTGTCGAACTCGTCAGCGTTACCGTGGATTACAGACCTGTAGACCTGCTTCTCGGCAACCAACCGCGTGTCGACGTGCTGGTCGGAATCCCGCGGGACCTGCAAGCGCCACCCAATCTCGCACAACAATTCGACGACCAGCTGACCGACCAACTGGGTCGCCACGTCGTCGTCAGAGTCGGATTCGTCGAAGCACAAATCTCCGATGGGACGGTATCGCAATCCGCCATCGACCGAATCGGTCTCGACCGACCCACGGTGAGGGACCATGTGTGA
- a CDS encoding HNH endonuclease — protein MFGGATQYVETLDATLAFVDSYHPTTDELVAWHQETFANVSSRSSIMRRMGYLTNLGFLQRDGEVWTLGAVGQEYTQNHDTATLFRVMSDRNVGLRSLLYALAVAPMTIMEISDQQLDTHPELGWRRGETDMALQRANWLRSMGLVEKQGDAYDLTREGRAFVEDVESPNDVGLFFVAVNDEWLTRFKTSVVRPFKLAGRANVPSQLEGADSVRVWGTTATDSAKKQAAIDRLKQDDVVLFYHAGAFIGAGTVGRVFESQTVGDWLWNNPESRHIYTLNDYREDVPTVEEVRSMLGYKNDRFVNSSLDPVAEEKVGELVRQYGSLEAALFGSPVQEIPEPTEDEIQVEQSRLETALDSEATIVEDKTRYTIQKRKARDAAFRRLVTEAYDYTCAVCGSRRESPEGGFEVEAAHIYPKSKGGSEDVRNGMALCRLHHWAFDSGWLSVSDDYEVLVRDESGCEGYHEFKQYEGGTVKLPTDTRAEPSVEALQKHREIHEFV, from the coding sequence ATGTTTGGCGGGGCGACCCAGTACGTCGAGACACTGGATGCAACGCTGGCATTCGTCGATTCATACCACCCGACGACAGACGAACTCGTTGCGTGGCATCAGGAAACGTTTGCAAACGTCTCCAGTCGGTCGTCCATTATGCGGCGCATGGGGTATCTCACAAATCTCGGCTTCTTACAGCGTGATGGTGAGGTGTGGACACTCGGTGCTGTCGGCCAGGAGTACACGCAGAACCATGACACGGCGACACTGTTCCGAGTCATGTCCGACCGCAACGTTGGGCTCCGGAGTCTGCTCTATGCGTTGGCCGTCGCCCCGATGACCATCATGGAGATTAGCGACCAGCAACTCGATACACACCCCGAATTGGGCTGGCGTCGTGGCGAGACGGATATGGCACTCCAGCGGGCAAACTGGCTTCGGAGTATGGGGTTAGTGGAAAAGCAAGGCGACGCGTACGATCTGACTCGTGAAGGGCGTGCGTTCGTTGAGGATGTTGAGTCACCAAACGATGTTGGCTTGTTCTTTGTGGCAGTCAATGATGAGTGGCTTACCAGATTCAAGACCTCCGTAGTTCGTCCATTCAAACTCGCTGGTCGTGCGAACGTCCCCTCGCAGTTGGAAGGGGCTGATTCGGTGCGTGTTTGGGGAACAACTGCAACAGACAGTGCGAAGAAACAGGCGGCAATTGACCGACTCAAACAGGACGACGTTGTCCTCTTTTACCATGCTGGTGCATTCATCGGAGCCGGAACCGTCGGTCGAGTGTTCGAGAGTCAGACAGTCGGCGATTGGCTCTGGAATAATCCGGAGAGTCGTCACATCTACACGCTCAACGACTACAGAGAGGATGTTCCAACCGTTGAAGAAGTGCGGTCGATGTTGGGCTACAAAAATGACCGATTTGTGAATAGCAGTCTGGATCCTGTCGCTGAGGAAAAGGTTGGAGAGTTAGTTCGCCAGTACGGTTCGCTTGAAGCAGCTCTGTTCGGTTCTCCTGTTCAAGAAATTCCAGAACCTACCGAGGACGAAATCCAAGTGGAACAATCTCGCTTGGAGACCGCGCTTGATTCGGAAGCCACAATTGTCGAGGACAAGACCCGATACACGATCCAGAAGCGGAAAGCTCGTGACGCCGCATTTCGGCGGTTGGTGACGGAAGCCTACGATTATACTTGTGCCGTCTGCGGGAGCAGGCGAGAAAGTCCGGAGGGAGGGTTTGAGGTTGAAGCTGCGCACATCTACCCGAAGAGCAAGGGTGGGTCTGAAGACGTTCGGAATGGAATGGCGCTTTGTCGATTACACCACTGGGCTTTCGACTCTGGGTGGCTTTCTGTCTCGGATGATTACGAAGTCCTCGTCCGAGACGAATCCGGGTGTGAGGGGTATCACGAGTTCAAACAATACGAGGGGGGAACGGTGAAACTTCCTACGGACACGCGGGCCGAACCTAGTGTTGAGGCGTTACAGAAGCATCGAGAAATCCATGAGTTCGTGTGA
- a CDS encoding HNH endonuclease, whose product MKTVACDVCGELVERYPSNIGETVLCSEECRHQWLSDAFRGEGHPNWNGGSIGNYGTGWNRVRKQALKRDGYECKHCGTDTDDLGRNPDVHHIVPVRWFVESEKHSRTDAHTLQNVISLCPSCHRKAEFGHISRENLRSLQGNV is encoded by the coding sequence ATGAAAACTGTCGCCTGTGACGTTTGTGGAGAACTTGTTGAGCGGTATCCAAGCAACATCGGCGAGACAGTGCTGTGCAGCGAGGAGTGTAGACACCAATGGCTCTCAGACGCCTTTCGCGGTGAAGGACATCCCAATTGGAACGGCGGCTCGATTGGGAACTACGGCACTGGGTGGAACCGAGTTCGAAAACAGGCCCTCAAACGCGACGGGTATGAGTGCAAACACTGTGGTACGGACACGGATGACCTCGGCAGAAATCCTGATGTTCACCACATCGTCCCTGTACGGTGGTTTGTCGAATCTGAGAAGCACTCTAGAACTGACGCTCATACCCTCCAAAACGTCATATCACTGTGTCCGTCATGCCATCGCAAGGCTGAATTTGGGCATATTTCGCGGGAAAACCTCCGCTCACTCCAAGGTAATGTCTGA
- a CDS encoding MFS transporter, with protein sequence MESDASTPTLEADAQVANSSGGLAYWGPAIAVSLAMFIGVIDSTLMNVAIPSIVVDLETTVTVVQGAISFYAMVMAALILPGGKLSSMYGVRRLMTATLIVYAVGTTLAAVSWNIIVLYIGWSVIEGAAAAVLLPLTFTVLLVSYEGVDRAKALGILAGVNAAGAAFGPLLGGAVTTFASWRWGFGIEVLIVLVALFFVRYLPAEPVTTTRSKLDVGGALLSIVGTTALVAGVLLAGRYGWLAARRPFVIGVWQLDLFGASPTVWLIGLGLVVFAVFVQYERRIERDGGSPLVPVRLLANGPFTAGVVTNAVRSLVLAGFIFIIPVFLQSGAGYTAFETGVAMLPFSVATFVASIFTTDWRRFVPPKLLIQGGIVLMGLGTLSLVSQTSLDTTVVQLVVPMVLVGLGLGLVMAQLIDMTLSAVETADSAAASGLLNATMMLGYAFGTAIVGTYLLRQFYGGVVTGVLTAVDADVPFGDRATLVVALEDAVETATKETQREFLASLSPAQQELLASVFDTAIVQAQRATLLLLTLLVLLVLLASTLLPAGEDETDVDS encoded by the coding sequence ATGGAATCCGACGCGAGCACTCCCACTCTCGAAGCGGACGCACAGGTGGCGAATTCGTCGGGAGGGTTGGCGTACTGGGGGCCAGCGATCGCGGTGAGTCTCGCGATGTTCATCGGCGTCATCGATTCGACGTTGATGAACGTCGCGATTCCGTCGATCGTGGTCGACCTCGAGACGACCGTCACAGTCGTGCAAGGCGCGATCTCGTTCTACGCGATGGTCATGGCGGCGTTGATCCTTCCCGGTGGCAAACTGTCGTCGATGTACGGGGTTCGACGGCTGATGACGGCGACGCTCATCGTCTACGCGGTCGGGACGACGCTGGCAGCGGTGAGTTGGAACATCATCGTCCTCTACATCGGGTGGTCGGTCATCGAGGGTGCCGCAGCCGCCGTCTTACTCCCGCTGACGTTCACGGTCCTCCTCGTCAGCTACGAGGGCGTAGACCGGGCGAAGGCCCTCGGAATTCTCGCCGGGGTGAACGCGGCTGGGGCCGCGTTCGGGCCACTGCTGGGCGGGGCGGTCACGACGTTTGCAAGTTGGCGGTGGGGGTTCGGTATCGAGGTGCTGATCGTCCTCGTCGCACTCTTTTTCGTCCGGTATCTCCCCGCTGAACCCGTCACCACCACTCGTTCGAAGTTAGACGTCGGTGGGGCGCTCCTCTCTATCGTCGGGACGACGGCCCTCGTCGCGGGTGTGCTACTGGCCGGCCGATACGGCTGGCTGGCGGCTCGTCGACCGTTCGTCATTGGGGTCTGGCAACTCGACCTGTTCGGGGCATCTCCCACCGTCTGGCTCATCGGCCTGGGACTCGTCGTCTTCGCGGTTTTCGTCCAGTACGAGCGTCGAATCGAGCGGGACGGTGGGTCACCGCTGGTTCCGGTTCGGCTCTTGGCGAACGGCCCGTTCACTGCAGGTGTGGTCACGAACGCCGTTCGGTCCCTGGTCCTCGCCGGATTCATCTTCATCATCCCCGTCTTCCTCCAGTCCGGCGCCGGATACACCGCGTTCGAGACGGGGGTCGCGATGCTCCCGTTCTCGGTCGCGACGTTCGTCGCGTCGATCTTTACGACCGACTGGCGACGGTTCGTCCCGCCGAAACTGCTCATTCAGGGTGGCATCGTCCTCATGGGGCTCGGCACGCTCTCGCTCGTGTCCCAGACGTCCCTCGACACGACGGTGGTGCAACTCGTCGTACCGATGGTACTGGTCGGACTCGGTCTCGGCCTCGTGATGGCACAACTCATCGACATGACGCTTTCTGCGGTCGAGACGGCCGATTCGGCGGCGGCCTCGGGACTGTTGAACGCGACGATGATGCTGGGCTACGCGTTCGGGACCGCGATTGTGGGCACGTACTTGTTGAGACAGTTCTACGGAGGCGTCGTTACTGGTGTGCTGACCGCCGTCGATGCAGACGTACCGTTCGGTGACCGGGCGACACTCGTGGTGGCGCTCGAAGACGCCGTCGAGACGGCAACGAAAGAGACACAGCGCGAGTTCCTCGCCAGTCTCTCTCCCGCACAACAGGAGCTGCTGGCCAGCGTGTTCGACACCGCGATCGTGCAAGCCCAGCGAGCGACCTTGTTGCTTCTCACGCTCCTTGTGCTTCTCGTGTTGCTCGCGTCGACGCTGCTCCCGGCCGGTGAAGACGAGACAGACGTCGACTCGTGA